Sequence from the Nasonia vitripennis strain AsymCx chromosome 5, Nvit_psr_1.1, whole genome shotgun sequence genome:
AGAGCGATCGGCCTTACGAGAACTACTCTTTGGAAGAAGAATTACATCATATTCGATGAACGAGTAAACAACGCACGATATATGCCACACTAGCGTTGTCGCTTCAACGGAAAAGAAAACCCTTTACagtgtacgtgtgtgcgtgtgtacatAAAAATCTAGCCAGTATACATACGAATATATATTAATGTGTAATAGTAGGTAAAAGTTGATGTACTTACAATCTAGCGCAATTTTCCTCTATGCGATTACATGCCCAACAATCGATATATAGGTCATCAGACGCATTATAAAtatacgataaaaaaaacCCTTGTCCTCTCGCGCTATCCAAAAGGACACACtcggcgagagaaagagatcaGCTGCATAAAAAGGGGATAATTCGCCGAAAAGTTTCTCACGATCACTCGTGCACGCCTTTTCTCCACTACATCGCCGGCTGGATTGACGTACATGAGGCAACAGCGCTACGGGCGCACGATCCTAGACTACTACAGCCGAGAGTGCGGTATAACAGCTCTCGCGAAAAATTGAAGTTTAGGACGAAACTACGAGTTGCGAAACTCGCGCGAGTGTATTATAGGCAGTGTCGGTGTATAGCTCTCGCGGCGGTTCCTCGCAGGGCTGGTTCCGCGAGCGCGGAGAGCCGGAATTATTACGTGTCTTTGGCGAAGTAGAAGGGCGCCGAGAGCGGGATCTCGTCGTACACGTGTTCCACATCCGCGTCGCCCGGGGCGAAGCCACCCGCGGGTACGTTCCTGTGGGAGCACGCGGCAGGTCTGTCGTAGTGACTCTCGAGGAGATCTGCAAGTTTCGATCGGGTCTTATTGTACTGAATTCATTCGTTTCTACGGCGACTCACCTCTGAGATTGCTGGACAGGCGGATGCCGATGGTGACGGTGCCGTTGGCGTACTCGGCCGGTCGCTCGTCGAACGTCAGAACGGCCGCCTCAGGGCCGGCGTTGTACACCGGGTTGACTCTCGTCATGGTTCCTGTGAAAGTGATGCgatgatttttcgaaaaaaagatCGACAGACAATTTGGCAAAACCGTACGAGGAAGAGTCCCGATGGTCACGTCCAGGCCCTTGCCGGCGGCGGTTGTGGCGGAAACGACGCTATCCTTTTCGGGAAACTGCTGGCGCTCAACCTTCTCCTGGCTGTAGATCGATAGGGCGGCCTTGAGCAGCCGCGAGCGCACGTGAAAGATCATGAGAGCGGCCACTGCGGTCAGGCCGATCGAGACTATCGCCCCGACCACTATCATCGTGGCCACGTCGATCGGGATGCCGGACATCGGAGAGCCGTCGTCTGCTTTTACACACATCATAGAACAGCGTGTTATAACGCGACCGGAGAGTAAATTTTATTGTAGCTCTTATGTCGCGAaagccgcgcgcacgcggaaaaatatataatgtatGCTCGAGATGGACGCGCGCTTTATCTATCAAGGTTGTCAGCGCCGCGATAAACTCGGCGCTCTGCGCGAGTGAGAGACTGAGAGCGACACACGATAGCgtttatatgtgtgtgtacgttgtgttttagaaaaaaaaaatagagagagagaaaataccGAGCGCTTTTATCGCGCTTTAAACAGAAGGACAAAGGTCGCCGAGCGGGAGCCATACCTTTGTGAGTATTCTTGACGTACTCGGTCTTGGGCGAGACAATGACGCGAAAGTTGGTGTGCCGCTCGTCAAAGTCAAAGCCGGCGGACTTGCTCCTCTCGGCGTCGTCCGGCTGTGAAAGTTGATTTCCTTCGATCGAGACAGTGGGCCCGGGTTGAGGGGGGAGGGGACTCGTCGCCAGTACCGGCGTTGTTCGTCGCGGCTTCTCCTCGATCGTCTTTGTCGAGATGCCCTCCGTCGTCGGCGGTTTCTTCGATTCGGGAAGCATCGCCGGCTCGACGTTCACGCTGTTGCGCTCTATGATCGGGTCCAGGTTGTCGTCCGGGATCACGGGGACTTCTGGAAATTTCGTTTGCGGTAGTACGTACTCCATTAAACTCTCTTATATGGCCTGTTCGTTGGCGCGTCCGTGAGCGCGTTGCATTCGCCCAAAaggcaaaaataaattttaaggTTGAAAGAGCCGCGAGTTAACGAACTGCAGATCCGGCTCCGAGTGCTGCCGATCAAGGTGGATCACTTTTACCGATCTCGAAGTTCTCCACTGAAATATATAATCCGCAAATACACTCACGCTCGGTTACTCTGGACAGCAGGGCATCCTCCTTGTCGAAGTCGACGATGTCCACGTAATCGGTATCCGCCGTCTTGGCTGTAGAAGCGGCCGGAACGAGATTAGCCGCGATACCGGACGCCTCGAAGGGATCGCTGACGGACGAGGCCGACTCGCTGCACTCTCCGGTCTCGTGGTGACAGCGGGCCAGCTGGTTCTCGCAGAGGCAGATGGAATTGCAGCCCGCGCCCCAGTGGCCTTCGGGGCACTTGTTCTCGCAGCTGGAAAATTCACAGAGTCGTACCATCTGCATGTAAACGGCTTTTGCGCCGGCTTAACGAGGAGTCTAAATTCCCGCTCGTCCGAGTCTAATTCCGAGTGTATTCGCCGCGTCCAGTGAAATGCGAGAATTACGCAAGCTATATACGGATTAAATAATCGCGTCGAAGCCGAGAGAGCAATCTCACTGCGGCCGCGGCGTTAATAGATTAAAAGTGTACTCACCGTGAGCCCATCCATCCAGCGGGACACTCGCACTTGCCGCTCACGGTATTGCAGGCGACCTCGCGCAGGCAGTTGCACTCGTTCTTGCAGCTCGGGCCCCAGGTACCCTGTGGACACTCTGCCGCAGGAGAATCTCATTACGGCACGTTTGATTCTGTATATATTCGCGCTTAATTGCCGGCAATTGTGCGTCTCGAAAGTGTATATACCTTCCGGTATGTATAATACTTTCGACGGGCTTTTCAATGGATACCCGCGCGACAGCTGCGTATACGTAACAGTCGAGAGAGCGTGTGTCAGCGTTTTGCTGCTCTTTTTCTGCGCGTGACATAAGTGCGCTTAGTAGATGTATAGGAAAGCGGGTATTCGGAGCAGCGATGCGTGAAGATTGTCGCGTTGCCCCGCGGGATGTATCGAGATACACTTAGCAGTGTAAAAGTGGCCGCGAATCATACGAGGAAGTGCgataaattcatttaaaaatccTCTCAACGCGCGAGTTTACAATGTATAGGAACAGGATGCCCCTCGACTGCAGGCGGTTCTCTCTTTTTGTCCTCGACGGAGTTTCCGGTAAATGCAGccggttcgcattcctttacTGAATTATCCTTTCACCCTCTGCACAGAAAATGACAGCTCCGGAGCAGaattcaaagaaaaatacaCAGCAACTCACCGGAGGCGCAGTCCTGGCC
This genomic interval carries:
- the LOC100677904 gene encoding uncharacterized protein LOC100677904 isoform X2 — its product is MRGLVIFAATLAALALQPASALTGEHVCHRVENYTVTSREQYVEPVEIHTLAWCLQIPPRCPQTRTELRERWRMKTEVKFKSVPVCCEGYAIQEPVGNGSAEAKCVPHCKRCRSGVCIAPNECACDPGFQGQDCASECPQGTWGPSCKNECNCLREVACNTVSGKCECPAGWMGSRCENKCPEGHWGAGCNSICLCENQLARCHHETGECSESASSVSDPFEASGIAANLVPAASTAKTADTDYVDIVDFDKEDALLSRVTEQVPVIPDDNLDPIIERNSVNVEPAMLPESKKPPTTEGISTKTIEEKPRRTTPVLATSPLPPQPGPTVSIEGNQLSQPDDAERSKSAGFDFDERHTNFRVIVSPKTEYVKNTHKDDGSPMSGIPIDVATMIVVGAIVSIGLTAVAALMIFHVRSRLLKAALSIYSQEKVERQQFPEKDSVVSATTAAGKGLDVTIGTLPRTMTRVNPVYNAGPEAAVLTFDERPAEYANGTVTIGIRLSSNLRDLLESHYDRPAACSHRNVPAGGFAPGDADVEHVYDEIPLSAPFYFAKDT
- the LOC100677904 gene encoding uncharacterized protein LOC100677904 isoform X1, producing MRGLVIFAATLAALALQPASALTGEHVCHRVENYTVTSREQYVEPVEIHTLAWCLQIPPRCPQTRTELRERWRMKTEVKFKSVPVCCEGYAIQEPVGNGSAEAKCVPHCKRCRSGVCIAPNECACDPGFQGQDCASECPQGTWGPSCKNECNCLREVACNTVSGKCECPAGWMGSRCENKCPEGHWGAGCNSICLCENQLARCHHETGECSESASSVSDPFEASGIAANLVPAASTAKTADTDYVDIVDFDKEDALLSRVTEQVPVIPDDNLDPIIERNSVNVEPAMLPESKKPPTTEGISTKTIEEKPRRTTPVLATSPLPPQPGPTVSIEGNQLSQPDDAERSKSAGFDFDERHTNFRVIVSPKTEYVKNTHKADDGSPMSGIPIDVATMIVVGAIVSIGLTAVAALMIFHVRSRLLKAALSIYSQEKVERQQFPEKDSVVSATTAAGKGLDVTIGTLPRTMTRVNPVYNAGPEAAVLTFDERPAEYANGTVTIGIRLSSNLRDLLESHYDRPAACSHRNVPAGGFAPGDADVEHVYDEIPLSAPFYFAKDT